Within the Desulfuromonas acetoxidans DSM 684 genome, the region CATATACGCAAAAAAGGCAATCCGCGGGGATGCCTTTTCGTCTCTGTAAACAAGCTTTATGGTTTTATGGTAGGCACGGGGCGGGATGGAACCGCCGACCCCCACCGTGTCAAGGTGGTGCTCTCCCACTGAGCTACGTGCCTGCGAGCTGTAACGGAGGCAAGTTTTACAAGAACGTCTCGACAATGTCAAGCCCTTTTCTTGCGTAATTGCATCAACTGATTTCAACAGCATAGCACAATTGACCAACAAACGGCGAAGTTAACATTTTTCTTGCTAAAACCAGGGTGCGACAGATAGACTTGCGCGTTGTAAACATCTTGTTAACACCGCTGTTAACACCATGGCAAAGCTGACTTTTCCGAGGTCCACGTGAGTACAATCATTGAACTAATCCAATCCAGTTGTCAGAAACATCCCAACGCAACCGCACTGCGTGAAAAAAAAAATAAACGCTGGCAAAGCATCACCTACGCCGACCTTTGGCGAGAATCCGACAAGGTCGCTGCCGGCCTGAATCAACTGGGCATCGCTCAGAACAGTCACATAGCGCTGTTGGCGCCCTCTTCCATGTGCTGGATCACCACGTATCTCGGTGTTCTTAAACAGGGCTGTGTCGTCATCCCCATCGATAAGGAACTCAAGCAGAACGAGCTCAGACATGTTCTTATCGACAGCGAGGTCAATGTTGTTTTCACCGTAGAGAGTTACGTTGAAGACCTGCTTGAACTTCGTAAGAACCTGACCGATCTGCAACACATTGTTGTGATGGACAATACGCTGAATCAGCGCGGACCGGCCTCAGAAACGTTTGCAATCATCGGCGATCTGATCACTGAATGGCACTCACTGGTCAACACGTTGAACATACCTCGCGAGCAAGCGGAGAAGCTGGAACAGCTGGCCAACAAAACCCACCAGCTCCTCACCTCAGCGTCTCCGGCACCCAGCAACAGTGAAGCTCCCGACCTGTTTTCACCGAGTGCCAACCAGATGAAAGACGCCCTGAAAAAGGGGGTCCTGCTCAACTATGACCAGCTGATTAAGAACAGTACCATTGAGCCGACACCCATCACTGCCGACGATACGGCAGTAATTCTTTACACCTCCGGCACCACAGGGCGCTCCAAGGGCGCAATCCTCAGTCATGGCAACATCACGTCCAACGTCAAGGATCTGATTCCCCATTTTCAACTGGACCAGCGCATCCATACGTTGTCGTTTTTACCGATCAACCATGTGTTTGAACAAGTGTGTGGCATCCTGTTGCCCCTAACGCTGGGAGGAACCATCTCTTTCGCCGAATCGTTGAAGAAACTCGGAGAAAACCTCGCCGAGGTCAAACCCACCTTCCTACTGGGCGTGCCAGCCGTTTATCGGATTTTCCTTGACCGCATTATGAAAGGGATCAACAGCAAAAAGGTGTCCAAAGCACTGTACTCTCTACCGTTGACCCGCACTGTCGTGGCTAAGAAAGTTCGCGAAACCCTCGGTGCCGGAACAATTTTCGTCAGCGGTGGAGCAGCACTTGACCCTGCCGTCGCCGCCCAGTTCAAAGAGCTGGATATCCTAATCTACCAAGGCTATGGCATCACCGAAACCTCACCGGTTATCACAGCAGAACAACCCGGGAAAATGCGTCTTGGAACCGTTGGTCGTCCTCTGCCATCGGTTCAGGTTAAAATTGCCAATCCCAACGACGAAGGTATCGGCGAGATCCTCTGCAAAGGGCCCAATGTCATGAAGGGTTATTACAAAAATACCGACGCAACCAACGAAGTCCTTGTCGACGGCTGGTACCATACCGGTGATATGGGCAAAATTGATTCCGATGGCTATCTAAGCATCTGTGGCCGGGTTAAAAATTTGATTGTCACACCGAACGGCAAAAATGTTTACCCCGAGGAGATTGAGAACGAACTTCTTAATAGCCCGTTTATTCAGGAAGTCATGATCTATGGGCACAAAGTCAGCCCAACGGCTGAAGAAGTCCATGCTCAAATTTATCCGGACCAGGAAGTGATTGACAGTTATGCCCAAGAACAGGGTCTCTACCCCCTGGAACATAAAGCCGTTGAAGGCTTGATTCGCGATGAAGTTCTTAAAATAGGCAAACAACTTGCCGATTACAAACGCGTTAAACGATTCACCCTGCGTGAAGATGAATTCCCAAAAACAACCACTCGCAAAATTAAACGATTTGTGGTTGAGGCCGATATTTCAGCAACCGAATAAAAAAAAAGCTCCCATCTGCGGGAGCTTTTTTTATACACAGGTTCAACTGCCACTGCTGAACATTCATGCTAGCAGCCCAGTTTCATCTTTTGCTCAGCTGTCTTGCCATTGGCATATTTGAAGAAATACTCCAGTAAGGCTGCCTTATTCCCACTCGAAAGAGTATCCAACTTCTGCTGATGCAGTTCATTCATCGGGTTCTTAACACATTCTATTCAAAACTCTGACTATAGTCACTTATTTTCAACGCCCGCCAGCACCACTTCAGCTGTGGCATTCTTTACAGTTACCTTTAAAAACGGTTTCCCTCGCACCCCGTACAAACCGGCTAACACCTCCACTCCCAACCCAATTCACATTTCTTACGTCATAACTCCAGAAAAAGGTTTAAGGAAATAAACAGGCGTTCTCACAATATGTAAATCCACATATTGCGTCCAGAGGAGTGATTGACACAAAAAAGCCCCGCAATAAATTGCGGGGCTGAAAAAACGATCTATGCAGCGCGGATTCTTTTACCCACAACCGAGACGAGTATGGTCGTCCTTAGCATACTTATGGAAGTATTTCAGGAGGTTATCTTTTTCCTCATCAGTTAACTGGCCCCAAGGGTCCGCATGCTTGCCCTTTTTCTCTTCGGCAAAATACTTAGTCCACTTCGCTTTGCTCCACTGGTTCAGTTTAAGCCGCTGGGCCTCACCGCCGCGCTTGTGGCAACTCATACAGACCGATTTGTACGTTTTTTTACCGGCGCGCCAGCCCTTTGCCGCAAAAGCGGAACTGGAAAAAGCAACCAGACAAAAGATACACAGTGTAACGAACAGAGTTTTTTTCATATCGGACTCCTTGCGAAGTGTGGGGGAAAGTTACTCATCCTCAGCCAGGCGGAAGGTATCAACAGAGCTGAGCAATACAGTTGACTGCTCAGTCAGACCTGTCGTAATGGCTGCAGAATCTTTAACCTGTTTCAATGTTAACTCTGAAATTTCAGACACTTTTTCCATGGATTGCTCAACGTTATTTGTCATCTCAAGCTGCTTTGACGATAACGTTGAAATTTCGGTAACCACACCTTTTGATTGTTGAATCGCTTCCTGAATCGCGTGGAAAGCCTCACCGGTATCCTGGGCAAGTCGTGTCTGAACCTCAACAGTCTTTGTTTCCTCTTCCAGTGACGCCGTAACCTCACCAGCCTCTGTCTGGATTGATTTGATAACACCATTGATCTGTTTGGTCGCTTCAGCCGATTTATCGGCCAGCCGTTTAATCTCATCGGAGATAACCAAAAAGCCTCGACCCTGCTCACCGGCACGAGAGGCCTCAATGGACGCGTTCATTGCCAGAATAGTGGTTCGTGTCGCAATTTCAGAAATCAACTGGGAGATTGTACCGATCTCCAACAGGCGCTCGGAAAGCGATTTCATCTTCTTGTTGATCACCTGTACGGTGACTCGAATCAACTGCATCCCTTCGATGTTATCAGTAACCAAATTACTACCGCGTGCGGTAACAACGTCCACCTGATTTGAGGTGTCTTGCGCCTGAGAAGCTTTTTCAGAAATATCCTTCGCAGCGAGGGCT harbors:
- a CDS encoding AMP-dependent synthetase/ligase, which gives rise to MSTIIELIQSSCQKHPNATALREKKNKRWQSITYADLWRESDKVAAGLNQLGIAQNSHIALLAPSSMCWITTYLGVLKQGCVVIPIDKELKQNELRHVLIDSEVNVVFTVESYVEDLLELRKNLTDLQHIVVMDNTLNQRGPASETFAIIGDLITEWHSLVNTLNIPREQAEKLEQLANKTHQLLTSASPAPSNSEAPDLFSPSANQMKDALKKGVLLNYDQLIKNSTIEPTPITADDTAVILYTSGTTGRSKGAILSHGNITSNVKDLIPHFQLDQRIHTLSFLPINHVFEQVCGILLPLTLGGTISFAESLKKLGENLAEVKPTFLLGVPAVYRIFLDRIMKGINSKKVSKALYSLPLTRTVVAKKVRETLGAGTIFVSGGAALDPAVAAQFKELDILIYQGYGITETSPVITAEQPGKMRLGTVGRPLPSVQVKIANPNDEGIGEILCKGPNVMKGYYKNTDATNEVLVDGWYHTGDMGKIDSDGYLSICGRVKNLIVTPNGKNVYPEEIENELLNSPFIQEVMIYGHKVSPTAEEVHAQIYPDQEVIDSYAQEQGLYPLEHKAVEGLIRDEVLKIGKQLADYKRVKRFTLREDEFPKTTTRKIKRFVVEADISATE
- a CDS encoding c-type cytochrome; this translates as MKKTLFVTLCIFCLVAFSSSAFAAKGWRAGKKTYKSVCMSCHKRGGEAQRLKLNQWSKAKWTKYFAEEKKGKHADPWGQLTDEEKDNLLKYFHKYAKDDHTRLGCG